The nucleotide sequence GTGCTGACACTGGTGATCAACCAGCGCCGGGACATCGACGAGGTGCCCTTCGTCAGCAAGAGCTACGGCAAGCTCTGACGATCTACAGCACCTGCCCCGGCACGCGATAGAGCGTGATGGTCATCAGGCTGCCAAACACCAGCAGCAGGCAGGCCACGCCGCCCAGCCCAGACAGCGAGCCCAGTGCCGCCAGCCAGGCCGGCACCGCGGCCCAGTACAGGCCGATCACCTGCGCCCGCTGCAAAGCGGCCCAGCGTTCGCGCTCGCCGGCCGGGTCGCGCTCCTGCAGGGCAAAGAGCGCGCGCTTGAATGACGAGAACGCCTTCAGGCTTGGGAACAGGGCGAACAGGCCGGTGATAAAGATCGCGATGGGCGGCAACCCGAGGTTGAAGTCGATGGGGCCCAGCAGGACCCAGGGCAGCAGGCAGAGCGCCATCCAGAACCACCAGAGCCGGTTCAGTCGAGTCCTTTCTTCCGTACGCGTCATGATTGCTCAGCTTCGCCCTGGTGAATTTCGCCTAGCAGATGACCGAGCTTGCCGGCCTTGGTGGCGAGGTATTTACGGTTGTGTGGGTTATGCGCGATCTGCAGCGGCTTGCGCTCGGCGATGCGGATGCCGAAACCCTGCAGCGCCTTGACCTTGCGCGGATTGTTGGTCATCAGCTTGATTTCGGATATGCCCAGATGGTCTAGCATCGGCAGGCAGATCGCGTAGTCGCGCATGTCCGGGGCGAAACCCAGGCGCTCGTTGGCTTCGACAGTATCGGCGCCCTGATCCTGCAGTTCGTAGGCGCGAATCTTGTTCAGCAGGCCGATACCACGACCTTCCTGACGCAAATACAGCAGCGCACCACGCCCCTCGTCGGCAATGGCCTTCAACGCCGCTTCCAGCTGGAAGCCGCAGTCACAGCGCAAGCTGAACAGGGCATCGCCGGTGAGACATTCCGAATGCAGGCGGCCCAGCACAGGCTGGCCGTCAGCGACGTCGCCCATGGTCAGAACGACATGCTCCTTGCCGGTCTCCTGATCGAGAAAGCCATGCATGGTGAACACGCCAAACGGCGTCGGCAATTGGGAAGCGGCGACGAACACGACAGACACCGGAGAAACTCCAGAAGCGAAAAGGCGACATTGTAACAGCAGCACACATAAAGCTGGCGCAGAAGGGTGCCGCTTTTCATCCACCTCAAGTCCAACCCACAAGTTGTATGGGCACATTTGTGGGAACGGGCCATGCCCGTGAAGGGCTTGTGCTCAGGTGCGAGTCCGTTCGCGAGCGTGGCTCGCTCCTACAGGGCGGGTCACTGCCCCTTATGTGGGAACGGGCCATGCCCGTGAAGGGCTTGTGCTCAGGTGCGGGTCCGTTCGAGCGTGGCTCACTCCTACAGGGCGGGTCACTGCCCCTTATGTGGGAACGGGCCATGCCCGTGAAGGGCTTGTGCTCAGGTGCGGGTCCGTTCGCGAGCGCGGCTCGCTCCTACCGGTGGCAGGTAAAACCTCAGCGCTGCGTCAGCTGCTTGTACAGTTGCGGCAGGCGGAACGGGAGTTGCTGCGGCTCCTTGATCAGGGTGTAGCCATTGGCGCCGAACATGTAGGGCAAGTAGTCGCCGGCCTCGCTGTCGATGGTGATGCAGAACGGCACCAGCCCCTGACGGCGGGCTTCGAGCACCGCCTCGCGGGTATCTTCGACGCCGTAGCGGCCCTCGTAGATATCCAGATCATTGGGCTTGCCGTCAGTTACCAGCAACAGCAGCTTACGCCGCTGCGGGCATTTGCCGAGCAGCTCGGTGGCCTGGCGTATCGCCGCCCCCATGCGGGTGTAGAAGCCGGGCTTGAGCGCCTGGATCCGCCCGCGGGTTTCGTCGCCGTAGGGCTGGCGGAACCGCTTGAGCTCCTGCATTCGCACCTGGTGGCGGCGCAACGAGGAGAAGCCGTACAGCGCGAATTCATCACCCACCGCCGACAGCGCCTCGCCGAACAGCAGCAGGCTGTCGGTAATCACGTCGATGACCCGGTGTTCGTTGTCCAGATGCGCGTCGGTGGACATCGACAGGTCGGCCAGCAACAGGCAGGCCAGGTCGCGACGGCTCTGGCGCTGCTCCATAAACAGGCCACGCTCGGCACACTGGCCATGCTGGCGCTCGACGTGAAAATCCAGCCAGGCCTGCATGTCCAGCTCGGAACCCTGCGGCTGGCCGCGAAACCATTGCGGGTCGTTGCGCAGGTGCTCGAACTGGCGGCGCAGCTTGCGCGCCAGCGGGCTCAGGCGCAGCGGCAAGCCCTGCGGCTCGGAACCACGTGGCAGCATCATCTGCAGGTTGACGAAGTTTTCCTGCAGGGATTGTTTGCGATAGTCCCACTCCGGCAGCTTGATGCCCTCGCCCAGGGGAATATCGTCGAAGTCGGCCGGCGGCAGGTCCAGGTGCAGCTTCAGCCCACCACCCTTGCGCATGCGCTGGCGCGACATGGCGATCTCGTCGAGGTCTTCGGCCACGCGCGAGGCGTCCTCGTTTTCGCTGTCATCGCTCTGGCGATCCAGCTCGACGTGCTCGGTCCAGCTGAACAGATTCTCCAGGCGGAACAGCATCAGCCCGCCCTTGCCGGAGTTTTCCTCGACGCGCTTGGCGCGTTTGCGCAGGCCCTTCTGTTCGGATGGCGGCGCTTGCAGGTTGTTGTCCGGGTCCTCGTCGGCCAGTTCGGTAGCCTGCGGCACGCCAAGGTTTTCCGCCGGGTACAGCCACATCGGCAGCGGCCAGGGGGCAATTTCGCTGCGCGGAAATTGATCGACGCTGCCCGGCTCGCGCAGTGCCTGGCGTAGTGCCCGCTCCAGCGCACCTTCGGCCTTGGGCAGAGAATCCGGATCGGGACGCAGCAGCAGATGCGCCTCCACCAGCCGCTCATAGCGCGAGCGCATTGCCGGATACTGTTGAAGCAGTGCCTGGGTCCAGCGCTGGTTATCACGTGCCCAGTGCCGCATCTCGCCCGCCTGCGCCGCGAGCAGCGCCAGCCAACGATACAAATCCTGGTTAAGTTCGACCTCGGGAAACACCGCAAGACTTTGCGGCAGACGGAGATTGCTGGCATCGCACCAGGCCACCGGCAACTGCTTGCAGGTCCCGGCGACCTGTTGCAGCAGGTTGCGGCGCAGCATCAGATCCCGCGCATTAGCCGCCTCGACGCCGACGCCACTGGCACCCCCCATGGCCCGAAACAGCACCGACAGCGGGCGGCGCATGCTTTCGAGCTCGACGCGGGCCTCGGGAAAGTCCGGGCTGGCGCGGCGGGTGATGAAGCGGTGCCAGACACTACCGACCCACTCTTCGACTTCGATCGCAAAAGCCATGGCATTCCCCTCAGTACAGGTCAAAGCAGCTACTTCAAACAGCAACGGCCCGCTAGGTCAGCCGGGCCGTCACATCACATCACCAGCGACTCATGCGGCAGCCGTGGCTGAAACCGTCTGGTCGACGGTGACTCGGCCACGCTGCCTGAAGCTGTACAGGTAGCAGACCAGGCCGATCAGGAAGATCACACCGGCGATCAGACGCAGCCAGAAGAAGATCATCAGCTGGTCAGTCGTATTCATGAACGACATGGCAGCGCCGTCGGCAGGGATACGCTGCAGCCAGATCTGCACCACACCGGCAGCGGTGAGGAACAGCGTGATGGCGACCATGGAAACGGTCATCAGCCAGAAGCCCCAGATCTCGATGCGCTGTGCCCGTGCATCCGGTGCTTCACCCAGACCACGCAGGCGCGGCATGGCGTAGCTGATGATGGTCATCACGATCATCGCGTAGGCACCGTAGAAGGCCAGGTGTCCGTGGGCGGCAGTCAGCTGCGAACCGTGGGTGTAGTAGTTCACCGGAGCCAGGGTGTGCATGAAGCCCCATACGCCTGCGCCGAAGAATGCAGTCACGGTAGTACCGATGGCCCACAGCGAGGCGGCCTTGTTCGGGTGGTCACGCCGACGACGCCGTACCATGTTCAGCGAGAACAGCACCATGGCGAAGAACGGCAGCGGCTCCAGCGCGGAGAAGATCGACCCCAGCCACAACCAGACCACAGGCGCACCGATCCAGAAGAAGTGGTGACCGGTACCGATGATGCCGGTGATCAGCGCCATGGCGACGATCACATAGAGCCACTTCTCGATCACCTCCCGGTCGACACCGGTGACCTTGATCAGGACGAAGGCCAGCATCGAGCCCATGATCAGTTCCCACACGCCCTCTACCCACAGGTGCACCACAAACCACCAGTAGTACTTGTCGCGCGAGAGGTTTTCCGGGTTGTAGAAGGCGAACAGGAAGAACACTGCAAGCCCGATCAGACCCGTCATCATCACCGTGCTGATCACGGTCTTGCGACCTTTGAGCAGGGTCATGCCGACGTTGTATAGGAAGCCCAGGGCCACCACCACGATACCGATCTTGGTGATCGTCGGCTGCTCAAGGAACTCCCGCCCCATGGTCGGCAGCAGGTGGTTGCCGGTCATCTGCGCCAGCGCGGCGTAGGGCACCAGCAGGTAGCCGAGAATGGTCGCCACACCCGCTGCGGCAAACACCCAGAACAGGATGATGGCCAGCTTCGGGCTGTGCAGTTCGCGGTCCGCTTCCTCGGGTATGAGGTAGTAGGCCGCGCCCATGAAGCCGAACAGCAACCAGACGATTAGCAGGTTGGTGTGAACCATCCGTGCCACGTTGAATGGAATCAGCGGGAACAGGAAGTCACCCACTATGTACTGCAGACCCATGATCAGACCGAACAGGATCTGCCCGACGAACAGGACCAGCGCGAACACGAAGTAGGGTTTGGCGACGGCCTGCGATTGGAACTTGAGATGCGGATTCATGATGCTCATGTCTCAACCCTCCTTGTTTGGCGGCCAGTTGTTGGTATCGATCTTCGAAGTCCATTTGAGGAACTCCGCCAGATCGTCCACTTCCTGCTCGCTCAGGTTGAACTGCGGCATGGCCCGGCGTCCTGGTACGCCCAGAGGCTGAGCCTTCATCCAGGCAGCCAGGAAGGGCTTGAAGGCCGCATCCTCACCACGACGAACGAAGACGTTGCCCAGCTCCGGCGCGAAGTAGGCGCCTTCACCAAGCAGGCTGTGACAGCCAATGCAGTTGTTGTTTTCCCAGACTTCCTTGCCGCGCACTACCGCCTCGGTCAACTCCGACGCGTTGGTACGCTCTGGGAAAGTCTGCTCTGTGTGATAGGTCAGACCTAGGAATACCAGGAAGAAGAAGATGCTTCCCCCGAAGTAGATATTCCTGGCCATCCCCTTGGTGAAGGTCTCGGACATGGTCGCCTCCTCATGGCTTGGCGTCGCCAGTTTAAAAAGGCAGCTATCTAAATCTGCTTGATGCCAATCAAGAACATCCGATCAAAGAGCTCAGGTATTAAAGAAGGCAGGCGACAGCTTCGCGCAGGGTGCTTTTCTTTGAATGGAATCGGAGAAACGGAGGGGGAAAAGGCTGTCGAGCGGAGGAGAAAATCTTTCGTAGGAACGTGCCATGCCCGTGAAGGAAACCCTACCCTGGGTGCAGTGCTTGTTCGTGGGCATGGCCCACTCCTACGCGAGCCAGACCGTAGCCGATAGCTCCGTAGTCTGGTTTAGCCGAAGGCGTAGTCTGGATTTCGAGCAGAACCTGACGGTGGCGGGGGTATCGGCAAATGTGAGGTTTCGGCGACGGATGCGCCTGCAGCGATTCCGTCCTGCGAAGCTCAAAGCAGCATCGCCACCAGGATGCCGCCCGCCATTACCACCGGCCAGGTAGCCAGCAGCAGGCGCCACTGGAGCGGCGCATGGCGTAGCTCCATAAAGCCGTCGGAGATCAGCCAGGCCTTGACCAGGGCCACCACCAGTACGCAAGCAGCCAGCAGCAAAGTCGAGCCCGAGCTGCCGAGGATAACGGTGGCGACGGAGAGGACGGCAAGCCCGAACCAGCAGCCGATCAGCACTTTCGAAGCGGACATCGCAACCTCATCAGTTGAGGACATAAACCAGCGGAAACAGCAGCACCCAGACCATATCGACCATGTGCCAATAGAGCACTCCGGACTCCATCCCCGCGTGATTCTGCGCGCTGTAGGCACGACGCCGGCAGCGATCGGCCATCCAGCCGAGAATCACCATGCCCAGCAGCACGTGCAGAAAATGAAAGCCGGTGAGAATCCAGTACAGGGTGAAAAAGGTATTGTGCTCCAGACCCAGCCCGAGGCTGGCCAGGTGGCCGTACTCATCGAGTTTGAGCACCACATAGACACATGACGTCAGCAGCGCCGCCAGCAACAGCCAGGCAGCACGGCGTGACTGCCCCATGCGAACCTGTTCCACCGCCAGCGCGGCAAACAGGCCGGACGTCAGCAGGCTGAGCGTCAGCGCCAGGCCGGTCGAGCTGTCGAGCGCGGCTCGGCTCTGGGCAAACATCTCGGGATGAAGCATCTGGGTGATGGCGAAGGCCAGGATCAGGATGGCGAAGCACGACAGCTCGACCAGGATAAAGAACCACATCGCCAGGTCGCCCGGTAGACGACGGCTCGCTCCGGCAGCGGTATCAGGCAAAGTGGACATCGACGACATCCATCAACGCGGCGACGGTCTGTGCATCATCCGACAGCGGCTCGGCAAGACACGCCATGCAGGCTTCGCGCGGACTCATGCCGGAGCGGATCATGCGTGCGGCAAAGATCAGCAGACGCGTCGAGGCGACTTCCTCCAGATCATGCTGCTCCAGCCGGCGCAACGCCTGGCCCAGCTTGACGACCTGCCCTGCCAGCTCGGCATCCACCTGCGCCTCGTTGGCGACGATGCGCACCTCCTCGGCAGGCGCAGGATAATCGAAACGCATGGCTACGAAGCGCTGACGGGTGCTGGGCTTCATGCCTTTGAGCAGGTTCTGGTAGCCGGGGTTGTAGCTGACCACCAACATAAAGCCCGGCGGCGCCTTGAGCGCTTCGCCGGTGCGCTCGATGAACAGCTCGCGACGGTCATCGGCCAGCGGGTGCAGCACCACTGCGGTGTCCTGCCGTGCCTCGACCACCTCGTCGAGATAGCAGATACCGCCCTCACGCACTGCGCGGGTAAGTGGGCCGTCCTGCCACCAGGTGCCCTGGGAGCCGATCAGATGGCGCCCCACCAGGTCGGCAGCGGACAGGTCATCGTGGCAAGCCACGGTGTACAGCGGCAGGTTCAGGCGATGCGCCATGTGCTGGACGAAACGGGTCTTGCCGCACCCGGTTGGCCCTTTGATCAGCACCGGCATGCCATGCCGCCAGGCCTGTTCGAACAGCACCTCTTCGTTGCCCAGCGCCTGGTAGAACGGCGCATCGTTCAGACCGACAAGGCTCTCGGGCGCATTCATTGGCAATACCTCACTGCGACGGTTGGTTAATTCAGTCGCAGCCAAAGTACCCGCCTCCGTCTCATCGCCTCAAGCGGCCTGCCGGCAAAGCTTGATTACGGTCAAGCAGCGGTATGGATGGCGCCGAAACCCGTCGCCTGGGGTAGCCGAAGGCGTCTCCTGCACACGAGATCAGTAAAGCAGCCTGCCTGCCGATAAAACCCTAGCCCTGACTGGCGAAAAGCCCCGTTGCGGCTGTCAAAGCACACAGAGCACCGCCCTCGAAGCCCGCGCCTAAGGCGGCATAGGGTCGCGGATGACGCCGCAAACGAGACGATGTTCTGGTTGATTGCAGTCAAGGACCCAGGCCTGCGAGTACCGCATTCTCACGGCGTGGCTGTGGTCCGGAGCTGTACCGTTGATGCATCGCCCGCAACCATGATCGGGGACAAAAGGTTGCTTCGCTCAGCCGGTAAACTTAACGTGCATGTTCCGGCACGCCCTGTCGGAAATCCTGGTGGCGGGCCCAACCCCAAAAATTAGCCTTGAGGAAGTACCCATGAAGAAAATTCTAATCCCACTGCTGGCAATGGGTGGCGCTCTGGTTCTGCAGCCAGCTGTGGCTCAGGACGGCGAAGCGCTGTTCAAGAGCAAACCTTGCGCAGCCTGCCATAGCCTGGACGCTAAGCTGGTCGGCCCTGCGCTGAAAGAGGTTGCTGCCAAATATGCTGGCCAAGACGGGGCTGCTGACCTGCTCGCCGGTCACATCAAGAATGGCAGCCAGGGCGTATGGGGTCCGATCCCCATGCCACCAAACGCCGTTACCGAAGAAGAAGCCAAGACACTCGCCGAGTGGGTTCTGAGCCTCAAGTAATACCCTGAGAGGGCATCAGGAAAGTGTCCCGCCACGCAGTGTCATGCCTGATGCCCCTCGCTCCCGCCCCTACCTCACCTCTTTAGCCTCGCGCCTTCAGAACCGGGCAAACTGCAGATAACTGGCAGTGAGCTGCTCGCCCCAGAGCAACGCAATCCAGCCGGCAATCGCCAGATAGGGGCCAAAGGGAATAGGCGTACTGCTCTCCGCTTTCTGCATGCGCAGCATGATGGTTCCCAGCACCGCGCCGACCACAGAAGACAGCAATATGGTCAGCGGAAGCACCTGCCAACCGCCCCAGGCGCCCAGCATGGCCAGTAACTTGAAGTCTCCATAACCCATGCCTTCCTTGCCGGTCACCAGCTTGAACAACCAGTACACCGACCACAGGCTGAGATAGCCCGCCACAGCCCCCCATAGCGCGTCTTCCAGCGAAGCGAACAGGCTGAAACTGTTAACGATCAGCCCCAGCCATAGCAGCGGCAGCACCAGCGAGTCCGGCAGCAGCTGGTGATCGACATCGATCATGCTCATCGCCAGCAACCCCCAGGTCAGCAGCAACATCGCTCCTGCCTGCCAGGTGAATCCAAAATGCCAGGCGATATATCCCGAGAGCACTCCACACGCCAGCTCCACTAGCGGATAGCGCTTGCTGATCGGCGCCTTGCATGCCGAGCACTTGCCACGCAGCGCCAGCCAGCTAGCCAGCGGAACGTTCTCCCAGGCTCGAATCCGATGATTGCAATGCGGGCATCGAGAGTGCGGTAAAAGCAGATTGAACGGCGCTCCATTCGAGTCGACCGGCAACTCCAGGAACTCCCGCGCCTGTGCACGCCACTGCCGCTGCATCATGACCGGCAAACGGTAAATAAGGACGTTAAGAAAGCTGCCCACCAGCAACCCCAGCACCAGCACACACAAAACAAAGGCCAGCGTATTGCTGGCCAGAAACTCAAATATCATTTTTTGGCAGACCATTGAAATGGTTATGCGCCGGTTGTCTGTCACGCATACCGGAGCTGTAAGTCTTCGTCTGTGGCAGCGGCTTTAGCCACCACGCTTTGCCTGGTCCCGTGTTCGCGGGCATGGCCCGCTCCTACGGAAATACCAATAAACCGCCCTACGCTTAAACCACGGCGCCCAGCTGGAAAATCGGCAGATACATCGCAATGATCAGTCCGCCCACCAGCACACCAAGGACGGCCATGATCATCGGCTCCATCAGCGCGGTAAGCCCATCGACCATATTGTCCACTTCTTCCTCATAGAAGGTCGCCACCTTGGCCAGCATCTCATCCAGCGAACCGGATTCCTCGCCGATCGCTGTCATTTGCACCGCCATGCTCGGGAAGGTTCCGGTGGTGCGCATCGAGAAGTTCAGTTGCATACCGCTGGAAACATCGCTTTTGACCTTCGCCGTAGCATTGCGAAACACCACGTTGCCCGTGGCGCCTGCCACCGAGTCCAGCGCATCCACCAGCGGCACGCCCGCCGCGAATGTGGTCGAAAGCGTCCGGGCGAAACGCGCCACCGAAGACTTGTACAGAATGTCGCCCACCACCGGCACTTTCAGCATCAGCCGGTCAAACCAGTTGCGAAACTTCTGCGAGCGGCTGTGTGCCTGCTTGAAGGCATAAGCTGCGCCAATCATTCCGACCAGCACGATATACCACCATTCCTGCAGCAGTTCGGAAAGGCCGATCACCATCAGCGTGAAGGCCGGCAGTTCCGCGCCGAAGTTGGCAAAAACTTCCTGGAACTGCGGCACCACCTTGATCAGCAGAATGGCCGAAACGATCACGGCCACGGCAATGACCGCAATCGGGTAGTTCATCGCCTTCTTGATCTTGGCCTTGAGCTGCTCGGTTTTCTCCTTGTATGTCGCAACCCGGTCGAGCAACGTTTCCAGCGAACCGGACTGCTCCCCCGAATCCACCAGGTTGCAGTACAGCTCATCGAAATATTGCGGTTTCTTGCGCAGCGACGTTGCAAAGCTGTTGCCCGCAGCCACTTCCTGCTTGAGGTCGTCCACCAGCTTGCGCATGTTGGGGTTATCGAATCCTTCAGCAATGATGTCGAACGACTGCAACAGCGGCACACCAGCTTTCATCATGGTGGCCATCTGCCGGGTAAACAGCGCAATGTCCATGGGCTTGATCTTCTTGCCCGCGCTGAACAACGAAATCGACTTCTTGCGAACCTTCTGTGGGTTGATGCCCTGTTTGCGCAGTTGCGCCTTGACCAGTGCCGGGCTGACGCCGCTCAGTTCACCCTTGACCTTCGCGCCTTGCCGGTCGAGGCCTTCCCAGATGAACACACTGTTTTTGATCGCTTTCTGCGCCATGGTTAGTCCTTTGTCACCCGGTTGACTTCTTCCAGGCTCGTCACGCCCTGCATGGCCTTGATCAGCGCCGAAGTCCGCAGGTCGTTAAAGCCGTCCTTGCGCATCTGGGTGGAAATATCGATTGAGTTACCGTCTTCCATGATAAGCCGGGCCAGTGCAGGCGTGTTTTTAACCACTTCATAAATACCGACACGCCCTTTGTAACCACCTGTACAGTTTTCACAGCCTACCGGCCCGTACAGTTTGAAAGTCCCGATTTTTTCTTCCGGGAATCCTTCATGCAGCAGCGCCTCGCGCGGCAGCTCGACCTCTTTCTTGCAACTGCTGCACAGCTTGCGTGCCAGACGTTGAGCAATGATCAGGTTCACCGAGGTGGCAATATTGAAGGCTGCCACACCCATGTTGCGCAGACGCGTCAGGGTTTCCGCGGCGCTGTTGGTGTGCAGCGTCGACATCACCATATGGCCGGTCTGCGCGGCCTTGATGGCAATCTCCGCAGTTTCCAGGTCACGAATCTCGCCGACCATGATGATGTCCGGATCCTGACGCAGAAAGGCGCGCAGCGCCTGCGCAAAGTCCATCCCCTGGCGCGGATTGACGTTGACCTGGTTGATGCCCTCCAGGTTGATCTCTACCGGGTCTTCCGCCGTGGAGATATTCACATCCGGCGTGTTGAGGATATTCAGCCCCGTATAAAGGGAAACCGTCTTGCCCGAGCCGGTTGGCCCCGTCACCAGAATCATCCCTTGCGGCTGCTTCAGCGCATCCATATAGAGCTTTTTCTGCGACTCTTCATAACCCAACGCATCGATGCCCATCTGCGCACTGGAAGGGTCGAGAATCCGCATCACGATCTTCTCGCCCCACAGGGTCGGCAGGGTGTTAACCCGAAAGTCGATGGCCTTGTTCTTCGACAGCTTCATCTTGATCCGGCCATCCTGCGGCTTGCGCCGCTCGGAAATATCCAATCCGGCCATCACTTTCAGGCGCGCCGAAATCCGTGGCGCCAGCTGGATCGGCGGCCGCGCCACCTCATGCAACACCCCGTCGGTACGCAGGCGCACCCGAAAGGTTTTCTCGTAGGGTTCGAAATGCAGGTCGGATGAGCCGCCACGTATGGCATCCAGCAGCATCTTGTTGACGAAGCGCACCACTGGCGCATCGTCGGCAGCCTCGCCAGCGTCATCGGCTTTGCCGTCATCGCTGACCGTCTCGACATCCAGACCATCCAGATCGATGTCGCCCATGTCTTCCAGACCGGTAGCGCCACCCTCGAAGAACTTGTCCAGCGCCACGCCCAGCTTGTCGTCTTCTACCAGAATGCCTTCGGTGGTCAGCCCAGTGCTGAACTGGATATCACTGATTGCCTGCTGATTACTCGGGTCTGATATCGCTACATATAGTTTGTTGCCACGTTTAACCAATGGCAGCGCCCGATGCTGGCGCGCCAGCTTTTCGCTGACGATCTCCCTGGGCTGAACCTCCTTATCCAGCGCAGCCAGGTCGAACAGCACCACGCCAAACTGCTCGGAGGCCAGCTCCGCGACCGCACGTCCCTTGGCCAACTTGTTCTGTACTACATAGGTGACCAGTGATGTCTGACTACGCAGCGCCTGCACCTGCGCCTGTTGGGCCGTCCGTTCATCCATCACTCCGGCTTGCACCATCTGCCGGGCTAGGCCGGATAGGGAAATAGTGTCGCTCATGGCTGCCTCGCTTGGTTCCGAGCTCGCCTTATAGCGCAGTTGCCAAGCCGTGCAAACATGCGCCACAACAAGTGACGAAACAGGTCACTTAATGCCGCCATGAATGGGCACATGTTCGCGAATGCATATAGATGGAAGGCTCTAGCACCACCTACATAGGCATTTCCGTCCATGGCTGGCCGTCTGAAAGTAGCCACCCGGCCTCAGGGAATTGAGCCACGTCACAGTTCCTCCGCATTGGCGCCGCGATCGCAAAAGCTGGCATGCAAGCTGCTCTATCTCTCGCAGGCGGTTGCCTGACACTTCCAAGGAGAAACACAAATGAAAGCGCAAATGCAGAAGGGCTTTACCCTTATTGAATTGATGATCGTTGTGGCGATCATCGGGATTTTGGCGGCTATTGCGTTGCCTGCTTATCAGGATTACACCAAGCGCGCCAAAATGTCCGAAGCGATAGCATTTATCGCAGCAGCAAAAACCGGTGTTACTGAAGCTTATGCAGACCTTAACACCTTGACCGGTATTAACACTGCTAAAGCAGGATTGAGCGCCACAACCACATCTCAATATGTGGCCAGTCTCGCTGTGAATGACGGTGTGATCACTGCAACGGTTAAAGGCATTGACACCAGCTGTAACTCTGCTTCGCCGGCGTTGACACTAACCCCAACCATAAACGCGACTACTGGCAGCCTTGAATGGGCCGGAAGCTCGCACACTAACTGCACCAAGTTTGTACC is from Pseudomonas saudiphocaensis and encodes:
- a CDS encoding pilin, which encodes MKAQMQKGFTLIELMIVVAIIGILAAIALPAYQDYTKRAKMSEAIAFIAAAKTGVTEAYADLNTLTGINTAKAGLSATTTSQYVASLAVNDGVITATVKGIDTSCNSASPALTLTPTINATTGSLEWAGSSHTNCTKFVPANFRS
- a CDS encoding type II secretion system F family protein, producing the protein MAQKAIKNSVFIWEGLDRQGAKVKGELSGVSPALVKAQLRKQGINPQKVRKKSISLFSAGKKIKPMDIALFTRQMATMMKAGVPLLQSFDIIAEGFDNPNMRKLVDDLKQEVAAGNSFATSLRKKPQYFDELYCNLVDSGEQSGSLETLLDRVATYKEKTEQLKAKIKKAMNYPIAVIAVAVIVSAILLIKVVPQFQEVFANFGAELPAFTLMVIGLSELLQEWWYIVLVGMIGAAYAFKQAHSRSQKFRNWFDRLMLKVPVVGDILYKSSVARFARTLSTTFAAGVPLVDALDSVAGATGNVVFRNATAKVKSDVSSGMQLNFSMRTTGTFPSMAVQMTAIGEESGSLDEMLAKVATFYEEEVDNMVDGLTALMEPMIMAVLGVLVGGLIIAMYLPIFQLGAVV
- the pilB gene encoding type IV-A pilus assembly ATPase PilB, whose translation is MSDTISLSGLARQMVQAGVMDERTAQQAQVQALRSQTSLVTYVVQNKLAKGRAVAELASEQFGVVLFDLAALDKEVQPREIVSEKLARQHRALPLVKRGNKLYVAISDPSNQQAISDIQFSTGLTTEGILVEDDKLGVALDKFFEGGATGLEDMGDIDLDGLDVETVSDDGKADDAGEAADDAPVVRFVNKMLLDAIRGGSSDLHFEPYEKTFRVRLRTDGVLHEVARPPIQLAPRISARLKVMAGLDISERRKPQDGRIKMKLSKNKAIDFRVNTLPTLWGEKIVMRILDPSSAQMGIDALGYEESQKKLYMDALKQPQGMILVTGPTGSGKTVSLYTGLNILNTPDVNISTAEDPVEINLEGINQVNVNPRQGMDFAQALRAFLRQDPDIIMVGEIRDLETAEIAIKAAQTGHMVMSTLHTNSAAETLTRLRNMGVAAFNIATSVNLIIAQRLARKLCSSCKKEVELPREALLHEGFPEEKIGTFKLYGPVGCENCTGGYKGRVGIYEVVKNTPALARLIMEDGNSIDISTQMRKDGFNDLRTSALIKAMQGVTSLEEVNRVTKD